A window of Ananas comosus cultivar F153 linkage group 11, ASM154086v1, whole genome shotgun sequence genomic DNA:
GCACGCCAGGAAACGAGGGGCGAAGGAGAGACTATCACATCCAGATCAGGTAATGTCTCATTTTTCGCCACCACATTTCCGTCTCCTGCTGCGGCAGCAGAAGAAACAGGACAAGAATCTAAATTGCTTTCCGACTGATTCTCAGAAATGGGCGAAGTACTTGCAAATGCTTGTTGGAGCCTTAGCGACCAGGACTGCTTAGAATAAAGAAAACACATAACAATAAAATGGAGCATTAGATGTAAGACTCCTACCAAATCTGATACCGACAAAAGTTAATTTGATCCCAGGTTAATAACATAATAACAGTATTGAGTGGTGACTAATTGACGGCAGTGTATACCTTCAAAGATGAATGCATATCAGACAAGGCATGTCTGAAGGATTCTATCTCTTGGGTTCCTTTCTTGGCGGCCGTTTTACAATGAAGGGTTTCCGCGGCAAGCTTATCGACCTGTAAAAGCATAGTATAGTAAGAAACCATATGATTATGAGAAACAATGAGGTTCTTGTTGATCATTAAACACCAAACGTTTAAAGACAGTATATACCTTACACAACCGTGTTTCCTTAAAAACGTAATAATTTCTCTCAAACAAAAACCAATTCCGcagagtaataaaaaaataaaagtataactATGCAATTTTGATCAGAAATAAAGAGCCAACTTAGATCAACGTTCCGGTCAAGCAATGGTATTATGATGATTTATGCACTACGTACTCACTTTTATTGCATCTAATTGATGTAATTATCCATATTCAACGAGTAAGGATGGAGTTGaaacaataagttaaaacaaaatcccaaaacgCCCAAAACACCGCCCAAGAAGTAGTTTTTAGGTCAAAATATATCAAAAGATTCACCAAAAATCAGGAAAGCGCGATTAGCTAAACAGGAAAGGAAACGAGTTCTTATCGAACCAAACAAACATCTAGGGCATCGCATTCGCGTAAATTTCTAGCTATCGGAAACGTGcgagaaattagggttttcacCGAACACAAACCTGGTTGATGAGATCGGAAAGATCGGAGCgcacgaggaggaggagatcgagaGCGCCGTCGCTCCCATCACCCGCTGGGGCCTTCTCCTTCTTGCGGGATCTCAGCGGCTTCCGACCGTTGGATATATCCGAAAGGGgcttcttcttcgccgtcgaTTTGCCCCCTCTGGTGCTTCTCAGCATTTTCTCGATCTCTTCTATcggcttttttcttttttctagggtttcgatcgGAAGAGGAAGGGGTCGAAGGAGGAGAaattggaggaggaggatgagagtgaaaaagagagaaagggggaggACGAGAGGAACGAGGAGTCCAACGGTCGACAAACCGAGCGGGGTTAGGGTTTTACTTCGGTTTGAAATTTTACCACCGTTTTGTCTATGTATAAGCAATAACTAGATATTTGcctattacaggaataggtataaatataaaaataaaaaaataatatttagatgaaaattaggttgtttttggaaataaaaaaaataacgtttggatagataatatagaataaaaaaaataatggatagttatatataaaaaatagaggtATTGGTGGAGATAGTTATATCCGGTTATTATAAATAATcgaaaaatactatttttcagtaaaaaattagcgtttggatataaaaaagGGATAAAGAGTTATTCCACTccttatccccaatccaaacGCTACGGTCCAAGTGATGAGGTACGTTTAATAGAAGGAAACTACGTATATATCCCACTAAAGAAGCCCAATTGAGTTAATAGTGTTAATGCTGAGTTTTGGCTTTAAAACAAattatgaaaaatgaaaaattaaaaacaaaattctaaattctaagaAAATATTCCGTTAACAATTGTTAGGAGAAGTAATTAGGTTCCATTAGTTTCTCTCAATGAATTCCCAGATAAATGATTAGATGATGGATTGTTAGAAAATGAGAAGTTTAAGGTACTTAAATGCGATATAAAGATAATTAAAGGATACTATACAAACTTACCTAGGAAATGTAAGAtgtttgataataaaatttgtcTCGAATCCCTTCCCGATCTCATACCATTGTGAAAACAAATACTCTTAACATtacagataaataaaattttctaattctttcaaatatttagtaatttttagtatttagatataaatttaatGACTTATGACTTGACATTTCACATCGACAATCATTTATGCCTGCAATAGTACGTTTGGTACACAACATTTTTTGAATGTCACAGGGATGGTACCCTAGAAATCAATGGAACATTGTGATGTCACAATGCCCACACACTTTGTGCTTTGGAATTACTGAGCACAAATCACTCAGTTTCTCTTCCTCACTGCATTCTTTAGCATGCTAGATGGGAGAGATGAAGATGGAGTGATGGCCTTCCTGATCTTGAATAAATTCCAAGCTGTTCCGACGGCGTGTCCTGCCGCCGCAAATGCGTCTTCTGTTGCCTCTCCCGCATTCTCTCCGAACCTAGCAATATGATCATTTATTAAATTCCAATATCAATAGagagaaatcaaaataatagCATTTGCACATTAGCTATTCATGTTCTTGTattgttgttttatattttttattttagtagtgCTTTGTACTTTGGCCTTGATTAATTAGCTGAGATTTAAGGTAATTCCTACTTAATAGTAATATTCCGTAAGGTAAATTATTTGGCTCACCTCTTAGACACTGCACCAGAGACGACTCCAGAAGTGGCTGCAATACTTTTTCTTTCAGCAACCTCTACAGCATCCATAACCTTATCTGCAGTTCAAACTTCACTATTACACAAAGAAATAAAATCAACCTCGAAACAGAGCAACCTACGTAACCTAAAAATCAATCTAATGAAAAAAAAGGGGTCCAAAAATATTCTTGATGCACATGCTCACATGTGTGGTAGAGATCCTACACGAAGCGACGGGAAGAGACAATGGAATTGGTAAACTACGAGGATATATAACACATTGAGTAGTCTAGTAGGAAATCGAGCACACAAGATCACAAAACTAGGTTTTTATACCATATTGTCTAAAAGATTGATTTAACAATAAACAGTTCAGAAGTAGTTCTAACATCTGAGATCTTGATTTCATTACAATGTAACAATCTTTTTACTTACTAATGGCATCAAGAGAGGCCAAGAGAACCTCTCCAGGGACCGTAGCGAGAAAGGCCTTTCCAGTTTTTGATTGAAGCAGTGGTGCTCCTATAGTCCCCGTGAGTGTTACAACTGCATCAAGCAAAGATTGGCTCATTCTCTCTGTCATTTCTGATAGCTTCCTCACCCTGAATTAAAAAGAACAATTTTACACAAAATTAATACTAATTATGGTCATGTTTGATATCAAATATGTCATTATAATGCTTGCGCTAAGTTAGACACATTTTCGCTGAAAAATCCTATGGAATTTCATCAAAGTTATTCTATGATTGAGTACCTTTTGATGCTCTTGTTGATTGCTCCGCGCTTATTCGCGTCGCGATTTCTATCAGCTCTATCCTTCTCGTTAGGAACACTTGTGCTGGCGCCTGCAGCTTGAGGCCGAAACAAATCTGCTCCCTTTTGAACCTGCAATACTACTGCGAGTTCTACCGTTCATTTCACCAgacaaaaagttcaaatttgttTGTTCACGtggtaaatttattttacaaaaatgggctaaagttttgaactttttcaccaaatatatattgtttctattttacaacatatatatctatagagtaagtctcccgtgctttcgaaagtacggaggcttccgtgcttgtaagttgtttttgatgataggacatccgattcgacgatcggctccgttaggcataatctacgctattagaactatctagaaaccaaatttcataatttttcaacattatctaCCAGGCGATcaaagggtctcaaaaatgactattttaacggccgatgtggcacgtttttaagttcaacggtgtagaagtatccaaattatatgaaactttaatagaaaattctatttaacatcAAGAGCACGaataatacttccgatttgaaattttagttttttatcactgttttttataaaaatttttattttcagccgttcattttgagactactcatttactaggcaaacgaagtcaaaaaattatgaaatttggttatagatagttctaatagcatagatcatgtctaacggaaccgatcaccGAATTGGATGTCCCAtcgtcgaaaacaacttacaagcacgaaggcttccgtactttcgaaagcataagagcctagctctatatatatatatatatatatatatatagagttggactgggctactattagtagcaaaatttcattattgctaccagttttttagcctttggatcaactcttttcattatttctaacaattggattaaatactataacccagtggggaccactcaaccctagggggaccactcaactctaaccgacgaatatcatcctgaccctacaatttttcatccaagggttaaaaacttgatagcaaaaaagagcgatttactattaatagtattccagcctaattatatatatatatatatataaaatatttaatgctGGTCTTTGTATCAAGTTGGTTTTGGGATCGAGTCAAGCTCGAGTTATTTTTGGACTAATCTTGATGTTAACAACAACCCAACATATTCAACTCAAACCCACGTTAAGTCACAGTCCTATGTCTCACAATGTTGGACTCCAATGAGGCAACCGATCAAACACCTTGCCTACAACAACAACGAGAACAAAGGGAGCCCAACAACGTTACCTGAGCAGTGTAAGCGTTGCTGCACATGAAGATCCCCTTCACGATCTCCCCCGTCCCCCCCGCGATCGCCTTCGCCAAAACCCCATTGTAATCCTCCACCCTCGGCGCGCACTCCTTCCAATCCACCTCCTTGTTTTTCTCCGCCCTATCCGAAGGCGCGGAGAAGCACGCGTTCTCCTTAAGAAACGCGTCCAAAGAGGCCAACCTCTCCCCGATCCCCTCCTCCCCAGCCGCGAACGAGACCCCGTAGTTCAAAAACCCTCCTCCCCCCTCGCCTCCGCCATGGTCAGGGATGGTGAAGAGGTAGTTTCGGGGGCCGAGCTTGACGACGGGCTCGTCCTTCGCGAGCGGCCACCCGAGGCCGCGCCCCACGCGCACCACGGTGGCGAGCGCCGCGCCCCTGCTCTCCACGCGCACCACCGCGAGCTCGCCGGCGCCGAGCGCCACcgcgtcgccgtcgccgacgaGGTGCGCCGTCGCGCCCGGGACGCGGAGGATCGTCTCCTCCCTGGTGCGCGGGGGCGCGGATCTAGGGACGCAGCAACCCATGGCGACGGTGTTGGATTTTGGcgaggttttagggtttgcgCGCACTCGATTTTATTAGGTTTTTTCTCTTCGCGAAGAAGCTTTGCAGATGAGATAGCATCAATCGTCGGAAAGGGATGAATTAAGCGGCTCCGGAATGATTCGATTGGCATTTCTTTTTGCGGCGGCAGCGGCTTTATTCCAAGCTTGAGAAACACTCTCTCCATCTTCTCCCAGCTTTTCGACAGCACCTAAGATGATACAGAATATATTCGCCTACTGGCAACTGATTTGCTGCACGGCAGTGGAAGTGCGCACCAGCAAAACTATCCCACTCTTATTCCACACAAATCGCCATACAAATTTCTATGAAAATAACtttataacaaataattaattaaaaagcgCAATAGTTAAGACTTAAAACTTCTTGTATCTTCGAATACATACATCTGAGTTTGTTCTGAATcagaatttttctaacagattggATGTTGGAACAAGCTACTGCTAATAGAACATGTTAAGGGAATTCCCCTaaataagtgtttttttttttaagataaaggtagcacgctactcgcttcatttatttaaaaaataaattttgctataAATATTGAGGTAGTAGAGTTTCAAATGGATTAAACagttacataaaaaaaatatatatatacataaataaataaagataaaaaaataaaaaggtaacTTAGAATTGCAAAATTTAGCCTATTTCTTTATCATTTTACAAATTTGTCGTATATATAACCACTAAGATGTCAAAAGATTGGTTTTCCTACATTAGTGTTGATATATGTATTCTTACCGAGCATTATGTTACCATTTTCTTTTTAGAAGTAGAGAATGTCACTTCCGATTTATCTGATTGATCCATTAG
This region includes:
- the LOC109717275 gene encoding senescence/dehydration-associated protein At4g35985, chloroplastic-like, encoding MGCCVPRSAPPRTREETILRVPGATAHLVGDGDAVALGAGELAVVRVESRGAALATVVRVGRGLGWPLAKDEPVVKLGPRNYLFTIPDHGGGEGGGGFLNYGVSFAAGEEGIGERLASLDAFLKENACFSAPSDRAEKNKEVDWKECAPRVEDYNGVLAKAIAGGTGEIVKGIFMCSNAYTAQVQKGADLFRPQAAGASTSVPNEKDRADRNRDANKRGAINKSIKRVRKLSEMTERMSQSLLDAVVTLTGTIGAPLLQSKTGKAFLATVPGEVLLASLDAINKVMDAVEVAERKSIAATSGVVSGAVSKRFGENAGEATEDAFAAAGHAVGTAWNLFKIRKAITPSSSLPSSMLKNAVRKRN